CGCAAAAGTGTCCAAGACATTTTCGGAGGGTACATTCGtcaaggataaatacgcatctgttggaatccaatctttctatcagtcattgccaccagagtacccaattatcatggcctttgccagtaaaatactctgtatgttcgggacaacatatttatgtgaacaggcattttcagtaatgaatattaataaatcgaaactgcgtagtcgtctgacccatggacatctcaacgatatcatgaaaatagcaactgcccagagtctgtcccccaatgtcgacaagctggtaaaaagtaagacttctggcttccacatgtaaaatgtagctggtatttctcccccatgtaaccttgtgctgtgtgcttgagggggaataaacaggatgggtgtgtggaaatatatgtgggacttgaccagcaaagttaatgtgccatctgtagtttgtttttattggtatgttcagtcatatttggctcttttaaactaatgctactggatatttagtcacttgacctattggtggaattatttactctggcacttcttctttcttttgactcatttaggcctacttgccaatcgttttaattggcctaattaggcctatgcattgacatgtttttgatgtgcaagatcaataaatctgatctaagtcatttacagtttacacttgtgttatttgtgtcttagtctatttctgtagcatttttttttataaatgtaggctacttgcatgcttagactgtcacattttcagagggtaaattgcttttgtctgccatgttattgtgcgcctcattttgaggctatagctttacaattccttttgggcgtataggccttcaaaaatcatataaaataatgtccttttgttgagttagtgtctggtcttttcaggccaaaagtgtaattcggcccccaaggtcccacttgaaaaaaatctggcccccttaccaatttcaccctggcacccctgatttagagagactgtgcaaagaggaatggtcaaatatccctctctctgtattctcccattttgtgaaatgttataggagaatattaagtgttgtcttgttggcaaaagggagttgtacaaagtattaacatcaggggtgccaataattgtggcacacatgatttcatgtaaaagaattatttcttaatgtgggatttttccccactgaataaatgcacttgaattaaaggttggatttttctctttctttgcattgttgtcctatatttttttttaaatgaatttattagacccctcctagaactgccaccttattgtggtggaggggtttgtgtgcttgaatgatcctaggagctatgttgtcaggggcattacgcccctgttagggtctcccaaggcagacaggtcctaggtgacaggccagaccaagagcagttcaccaaaaccccttatgaagAATAATCAATCAAGGACTGTGACGTTGCCTGGTATGGTgtagctggggccccaccctggagccaggcctggggttggggctcatatgcgagtgcttggtggccgggcctttgcccacagggcccggccgggctcagcccgaagtggtgatgtgggcccgatctcctgtgggttcaccacccacagaggtagccgtaaggggctggtgcagtgtggattgggcagcagtcgaaggcaggggccttgacctgatacccggacacagcggctagctgttgggacatgaaatgtcacttcgctgggggggaaagagcctgagcttgtgcgggaggttgagaggtaccgggtaGAGATAGTCggactcacctccatgcacagcttgggctccggaacccagctcctcgagaggggctggactctctacTTCTCTGTAGTCACCCATGGTgaatggcggcgggctggtgtgggcttgcttatagctccccagctcagccgccatgtgttggagtttaccccagtgaacgagagggttgcctctctgcgccttcggaatggggagagggctcttgctgctgtttgtgcctacgggccgaatagcagtatagagtatctggccttcttggagtccctgggagaggtactgagaggtgctcagactggggattacattgttctactgggggacttcaacgctcacgtgggcgacgacagtgacacctggaggggcgtgattgggaggaccagcctccccgatctgaacccgagtggtgttttgttattggacttctgtgctagtcacagtttgtccataatgaacaccatgttcgagcataggggtgtccataagtgcacgtggcaccaggacaccttaggtcggaggtcgatgattgactttgttgtcatttcattggatctccagccctatgtcttggacactcaggtgaagaaaggggctgagctgtcaactgatcaccacctggtggtgagttggatccgctggtggaggaggaagctggacagacctggcaggcccaaacatatggtgagggtctgctgggaatgtctggccgagcactctgtcggggaggtctttaactcccacctccaggagagcttctcccagcttccgagagaggcgggggacattgagtctgagtggaccatgttctctacctccattgtagacacggctgttcggagctgtggctgcaaggtctccggtgcctgtcgtggcagcaatccccgaacccattGGTGGACACcaaaagtaagggatgccgtcaagctgaagaaggagtcctattgggccatgttggcctccgggactcctgaggcagctgactggtATCGGCAGACCAGGTGTGCcgtagctcgggcagttgcggaggtaaaaactcggaactgggaggagttcggtgaggccatggaggaggactatcggtcagcctcgaagaaatt
This genomic interval from Neoarius graeffei isolate fNeoGra1 chromosome 20, fNeoGra1.pri, whole genome shotgun sequence contains the following:
- the LOC132869206 gene encoding general transcription factor II-I repeat domain-containing protein 2B-like, giving the protein MLSKKRKVDSEGRIFQEKWREKYFLWEVGGKPVCLICSQQVAVPKEYNVKRHYETDADKYSQFTRQRRTEKLNELASNLQKQQAAFSKSRETHEGAVKASYIIAWEIAKVSKTFSEGTFVKDKYASVGIQSFYQSLPPEYPIIMAFASKILCMFGTTYLCEQAFSVMNINKSKLRSRLTHGHLNDIMKIATAQSLSPNVDKLVKSKTSGFHM